Proteins encoded in a region of the Vitis riparia cultivar Riparia Gloire de Montpellier isolate 1030 chromosome 7, EGFV_Vit.rip_1.0, whole genome shotgun sequence genome:
- the LOC117917433 gene encoding NADH dehydrogenase [ubiquinone] 1 alpha subcomplex subunit 13-B, protein MTEAMIRKKPGMVSVKDMPILQDGPPPGGFAPVRYARRIPTKGPSAMAIFLAAVGAFSWGMYQVGQGNKIRRMLKEEKFAARSAILPVLQAEEDERFVKEWKKYLEEEARIMKNVPGWKVGESVYNSGRWMPPATGELRPEVW, encoded by the exons ATGACGGAGGCAATGATAAGGAAGAAGCCTGGCATGGTCAGCGTCAAGGACATGCCGATCCTTCAAGACGGACCCCCTCCCGGAGGCTTCGCGCCAGTCAGGTACGCTCGCCGGATTCCGACCAAAGGTCCCAGTGCCATGGCCATCTTTCTAGCCGCCGTCGGTGCTTTCTCTTGGGGCATGTACCAGGTCGGCCAAGGCAACAAGATCCGGAG GATGCTCAAAGAAGAGAAATTTGCTGCCCGCAGCGCCATTCTACCTGTGCTTCAAGCAGAAGAGGATGAAAG aTTTGTTAAAGAGTGGAAGAAGTATCTGGAAGAAGAGGCAAGAATAATGAAGAATGTGCCCGGTTGGAAAGTTGGCGAAAGTGTCTACAACTCTGGGAGATGGATGCCCCCAGCAACTGGTGAGCTCCGTCCTGAAGTCTGGTGA